The Arachis duranensis cultivar V14167 chromosome 9, aradu.V14167.gnm2.J7QH, whole genome shotgun sequence genomic sequence ACATAAACCGCTGGAAGGGTGTAGCAGTTTATGTATATTTGGAATCTGTGGACCTTTCTCGCAGTTTATCTAGTTTAGTGAAAAATCGCATTTGTGTATTCAATATGCAAAAGTTGTATTTTGTGTTATGCAAAATTGCCGCGGTTTTCAACTATTTTGCATATCAACATAAACAGTTAAAAGGGTGTAGCGGTTTATGTATATTTGGAATCTGTGGATTCTAGGGgtggcaatgggtagggtagggtagggtagggtttggatccaaccctaaccctacccgcgggttgagatttttatataaattcaacCCTATCTTATCCGCAGGTTGAGAATATCTAACCCTACCCGCTCTTAACCCGCGGGTACTCGATCCTACCCACGGgttacaaaaaatatacaacattattatataacttgatgataatttaaaatagaactgatttttatgttaaaaaaaatattaaattatcaattaataattttcttttagtgGTTAAGGATCTTTTGCATTTAGTGAAAGGTCTTTGATTCAACATCcacttaaaacatatttttatataagtatataacataaACATATATAGAGTGCGGGTTGGTCGGGTAGGGTAGAGGTTCAACCCACACCCTACCCGACCCGCACGAGAATCCTACCCGCACCCTATCTTACCTGCTGCGGATCGGGTTGGCAACCCTACCCGATCGGGTGGAGTTGGGTTGGGTACCCGCGCGTAGGGTACATATTGCTACCCCTGATAGACTCCTCTCACGATCTATATAGTTTAGTGAAAAAATGTATGTGTATGTAATATGCAAAAGTtgtatttcaataaatttaaagtCCAAATGTTTTATTTTAGCCATTTacccatattttattctatttgtaATAAATTTCAAGTTGCAGTAAAAaaaggattaggatttagaaaaataaaaaaattagaataaaagatcatttttattaattgagAATATTTAAAAGGGTTATTTGTAGTCAATAACCTAATTCTTAGTTGACTTAGCAAAGTTACATATCtaatctaatttaaatattgaaattcAGTTATAATCTGATAGATGAAATCTTTTTTTCTAAACacataattgtttttttttttaaatataaacagAAGAAACAGCTTTCTAGAGTTATTACATATTTttgttgcatattttttatttatatatttaaaaatcacACAGAAAATCATTCActtattttcataataaataatatttttaaattttaaatattttttaattaatttatacttttatatcatatatttaagcatttattaaaaaataatattaatataataaatataatataataataaaaagagaaaaggtgATCTGAACAAAATattgtatgaatttttttttgataaataaattcCATCTGAACAAAATattgtatgaatttttttatgaaaaggtGATCTAATACACGTTCTAAAATAGAATTGTAATATATCTGTTACGGCCTGACCCAAAAAGGAACGTGGGCCGACCCGACCCACTCACCATCCGACCTGAACGGTAGGATGATGCGCCCATATCCGACCCGCACACGCGTCCGCAAAGATtcagaaaaattaataattttatttatatgttcactcttttttttattaactgaAGCCTTTACAAAAGAGATAAAACCGACgaataataaaaagttttaaacttCTTAATTTAATCCTATTATTCCAAATCTTATttgaagataagaaaaatatataaatcctTAATTTCAActtaaattgaaagaaattttcCTCTGGAAAAgactttttttaatcaaaaaataaagttcatttttaaaaaacattaaaaaaaattgtacctTTTTAATACCAGTCACAAAAACCTTATGAAAATAGAAGATTTTCGGATAGAAGATGTAAAACATATCTTGGACATTTTAGAAATtcgaaattgaaagaaaagcaTTTTGCATAAATTGGAACCTATCCCAATAACAAAAAAACCTGACTTGAATGATCCTGTATTAAGAGCGAAATTGGCTAAAGGAATGAGTCATAATTATTATGGAGAACCCGCATGGCAAAACGATCTTTTAGTCTCATTCCATTTTTtgtggtttattttatttttttttttttgctacagCCAGAGCCCAGCCAGAGTCTAGCCGGGCTCGGGGACTGTTTCCAGGAATCCCAGATAACTCTGATGACCTAcgtataaaataataagaattctttggatttgaagaaaaaaaacaacTGAATATAAAGAATATGAAAAATCTTTTTtgtattcaaatatttatttgaaaGATAGGTTGGTTTCATTATCACAAAGCTGCTCCAAAATTGGCATGGTTCCAAGATGGACAGCTGGCCGCCACAACTGTACAAGGAAACTTCGAAGAAGGTGGGTTCTGGTCTCGTGGGACCCACATCTGACATCGTATATAAGGGGAGGGGTATGACccctcccccaaggtacgtcacacaCTCCAAAAAACCCTTTTCTCACCTGCACACTaactgactagagcgtcggagtgtctttgcaggtgacccCCCTCCTTCCACAACGAGAGCTCGACTACCCGGCTGACCGGATCCTAGCACGACCGCGATTGAAGCGTTCCCAGCTCCGCAAAACTCCACCCGAATTGTCCGGTAACCATTCTACAGAACAATATCTAATGTTCAATATTCTTAAAATGTACTTATTTCATTGAGAATCTTTAAAGTCAAAGCCTCTTCTAAAGAGAAAATATCTCTTCTGAAGTTTTTGGTACTATTGATAACAATACTATTATTTACTAGTCATGaaattagcaaaataaaaaaagttaataatttttaatttaagttgATTATTTAAATGTAATATTCCTATATTTGTAAATTTTGGTTTGAATTAATGATCTCTAGCATAGTTGTAAAAATTGGACCGAATCGACCAATTTAATCGAAAAACCGGTGAACCGGACCCAATATTAGTCCGGTTCAAGTTAAGGACTGCTTAAGGCAAAGAATCGAAACGAACCGGTTAAATCTAGAATAAATAAGTGAAAACTGATccgattcaaattcaaaccgcTCGGGTCACAGTTGAGGGAAACCTATGACGCGTCGGCGCACCTGCGTTCCACCGTGTTCCATATACTCCATGTTTCGCCTAGTGTCAAGGATTGgaaattttggaaaattttccAAAATGGCAAACATGGGGTCGAACCCCTGCAGTTTTGAATACAACATGGATGGAAGATTGTACCACTCAATTGCAATGCttcttattaaattatatacaaaCTATAATACAtatagcattttttattttatttatattcaatttattttatttatattcaacATGGAAGATTGTACCACTCAACTGCAGTGCttcttattaaattatatacaaaCTATAATACATACGTGCATTTTATGATGTAGAAATGAAATTATTTCTGCATATATAGAAAGACATGTGTCAATATATTAGTAGTTTACGTTGATGGTTCTTGAATggagaaaaattaattaaagtatacaattattgattttttgaaCCCACAAAAAGAGAGTGTGTGACAGTGTATTTATGACATAGAGATAacttaaaattattatcatatagacgagatatatgtatttgtaaatataaaatatattttataaaaataataaaaaatattaataatttaaattagaccaAACTCTTAAAATTAgaacattttaaataatatggAAGGTGGACGATCTTAACCGTACTACTTCCATCTACTGAcgttttttattagaatttacactaaatcaattcaaataataaCAAGGCGGGATTCAAATCCCCAACACTTACTTAAGCAAattagtgagctaaccactagaccaaattcattaattagttagttaaaaccgcctatttcttttgttattttgaaactgctcatcttttttattatttgaaactgCGTATCTTTcttattatttgaaatattctatttttaatagtttgatttaatttaaattattaatattttttattatttttaaaaattatatttttatatttacaaatacacatatctcgtttacactataaacgagataattttttatgtatttcgTTTACAGTAAGGAGatatatgaaaattgaaaaaatacgCATATCTTGATACGGGTAAAATTATCTCGTTTACGGtataaataagataagagaTGCTGAcgtatttttctaataatttttaaaattatttatttcaaaaaataaaacatttatttaatttattataacaaaaaattcccacatattatttgatttattgttaataaataatGGTCTTAATTCTAATCTCTTATCTTGTTTATACCATAAACGAGATAATTTTACACTATCGAGATATgtgtattttttcaattttcatatatctccttactgtaaacgagatacataaaaattatctcgtttacattgtaaacagatatgtgtatttgtaaatataaaaatataatttttaaaaatattaataatttaaattaaatcaaactcttaaaaatagaatatttcaaataataagaaagataagcagtttcaaataatagaaaagatgGACAGTTTCAAAATAACAGAAGAAATAGACGgttttaactaactaattattAGCTCACTAGTTTGGTTAAACAAGTGTTAGGGGTTCGAATCCCACCTTATCattatttgaattgatttagtgtaaattctaataaaaaacgTCAGTAGATGGAAGTAGTACGGTTAAGatcgtataaaatatatttttatatttacaaatacATATATCTCGTCTACatagtaataattttaaaattatttattttaataaataaaatatttattcaatttattaaaataaaaaaacctaatACATATATCTCGTCTACAtggtaataatttttaaaattatttattttaataaataaaatatttattcaatttattaaaataaaaaaacctaatAAGTTGTCTCTATGTTACAGATATAAAAACCATCAATGTTAACTACTAATACATTGACACATGTCCTTCTACACATGTAAAAACAATTTTATTTCTACATCATAGAATGCACCATTACAtatagcatttttttattttatttatattcaatttattttcattataaaatcacttatttttaaatcaattatattttatttaactataaattttattaaatatatacaaattaaaaagaagataaataaaatttttttattaatcataatttattttttcttttcatgattatatgatatttattaatattattttttcaataagttataataaaaaataattaaattttatataattatttaataccGGGTTGACCGGTTCAACCAGTGACCCACCAGTTGAATCAATAACCCAGTGATCCAGTGATCCAATAATCTGACCGATTCGATTACCGGTTCGGTTCCGATAACTATGATCTCTAGTGAGTAGGAGTGGTGGCAGAAAGTTGAGATTTGTTTAATGTAAGAGAAAGATGGATAaaaattactcttttttttttctatatttgtatCTATGATTTTAGCAACCAAGATACAAAAACAATTTTGTTCCCATTTCTGTCTTTAAATTTTCCATCTCTATTTCTTTGTCTCTATATTTGTCCCAAAGCACAATCCAAACGGAGCCTTAATTAATGAAGGGTGAATCCTCAAAGCTGGATTAGTTGCCTGTAGCAAAAATTTTGGACTTCAAAATTGTCAAATTGATACAATCAATAATGATGAAAAAATGTGTATCTAGACAAACCCTACACTCttttctcccccttttttttgtttgccTGTGGTGTCTTTCTATGATATGCTCTTTCTGTGGTTTGCATAATAGTTCCTACTATCCTTTTAAACAAAAGAAGCAAAACAAAACCATTATAGAGATATAGACAAGAAGAATATGAGATTCTCTAGCGAGAGAACAATAGCTGATGCTGATTGCTCTACCTGTCTTCTGAAATGTGGCAAACACAAATCCAGGATCATCTCTTGCATTCCATGACATTGCCGGAACTGTAATCTCTCTAGTTTGGTCGAAATGAACATGGTCAGAAAATGAATGGCTGTGAGCACTGAAAATAATCCTGCAGACATGTCAAGGGATCTCATTACTATATTATCATTAAGAAACTATAGGGCATCAACTAGAAAAATAAGGAAGTTCAATATTTGAGCAGCATCCCACTATTACTTGAGGAAAAGTTAAACCAAACCACGTAGAGATATTCAAAATTTCTAAACATTCAATATAAGGATACAAACTGAATTGGCTTTCAGAATTCACATTGCAACAAACTCCCAGTAAACCAGATTATTATCCTGGATAACGATTTGTttggtatttttattgaatgCTGGGTGTGTCCTGAAACTTTAGATCGGCTCCTATTGATGATGCTTGTTATGGCACTGCAGTATATGCCATGGTTGTTGGGATTATTTGCTTGGAGCATAATGCTTGCAGTTTAAATGACAAATCTTTTGACAAGCAAGTTTTGTGCAATACAATTTGACATTTGGCATCTATTTGGTGTAAAGCTTATGATCTATGAAGAGGACTTTCCCTCTCAACCATATTGAGAGAATGAAAAGCTATGCTTTATAGATAAATCTGTTGTTTATAGAGAATGAAAAACTATCTTGTATTATCCTTCTTACCTTAatgaaatttttcttttatccaGAAAAGAATTATCCTGTATAATAATAGGATAGAACTAAAATTATATACTAATACACAACCATGCAAGTAGTTCATATTCAATACCCACTATTCAAATGAAGTCTTACTAAAAAGAACTCAATAGTCAATAATATTAGAGGGGTAACTGAGGGAAAATCAGGGTGAGAATAGCAGATGCCAGATGCATCACAGGCTTCACCGAAAAGATCATTCTGCATAGCCTGCATAGATAAGCTTTGTGGGTTGCAATTGGCCTCTAGGGAGCATGGAACTCTGTCTTGAGAATATGGGGTTTAGAGAAAAGGACCACGTAATATTTAAAAGTAGATAATAATACGCTTATCTCTCTCATTCTGTTCACCCCTAATGTAAATAATCATTTTTGTACCTCCTCGACTTCTCCACCAatcttctcttcttcaatcttCCTTTGCCCCAAATGTTCACAACATATGCATGTGGTTAGACTTAATATAATCCAGGTTGGTACAACCATTTGTGAGAGGTTATTTTCATCCTATAGGAGGGTAACAAGAATGATTATTGAAACCCTAAGTTCAAACCTCAGTGTTTATAAGAATTTTGAGACTTGCTCCTTGGAAAAGACCTCCCATCAATGGAGTGGATGAATGATCAATTGCTGATATTTGGCTCGCTAAGAATCAAGTAATTGCTCAGTTTTTGTTTGTTCTCATTGGTCCTTAGGTTTTCTCCATGtgcagtaaaaaaaaataaaaaccattTGAGAGACAGGGAAGAAATCGGATAGGAAAAATGTCCGTTTGAGGCAGAGGATGAGTGGCACCTAACAGTTTGCACTATACAACATCATGGATACCAAATCTTTCAATTTTCAACAGCTCAGGGCTCATACCAATATCAAGTCTCAAATCCTAGCAATAACCTCTTTTTTATACCAGCAAAGAGAAACTATATAATTTTTCCAGCAGTATTTAGTTCCAGAAAAATAACTAAGCAAAATACTGAAATAGTAATGGAGAGCAAACTTATGACAAGATGAATTGCAAGTTTGTTGCAACTTTGATagaaaaaataagagatatcatgTGTGTATTTATTATATGAACACAAAAAATATCTGGAAGTAAAAACCTCAGAGCAACATTGATTACCTTGGCTTCAGAGCTCGTAAAATGTACTCAGAAGCATTTTGCGGAAGGGTATGACGTAATCTGTACAGACCAGCTCCAATATGCTCCCTGATACAACCAGAACAAAGTGAAATAGAAAGTCTCAGCATGAATTCTGAAAGAATGTGTTGAATATTGCCTTCAAACTACaaaatatatgttattatttaaacaaataCATAACTAGTTAACTACTGACTGTGTGCATGAATCTCCTAACTTTCTAGAGTACTATAAAACTCAATTTCTTATGAGAGctttcattcaaaaaaaaaagagcaagaatgaaaattgaaatcacATGCAGAATTAAAAGATGAGTTAACAATTTAACATACAAATTGATACTTAAATGAATCGGGCTTTAACATATTAGTCCAACATATTTgagataaatttattaaatcaaaattcTTTGGGCCAAAATGCATATTAACCTGAAAGAAATGAACATATGAATAGACCAGATGATCCGAAACTATATGATCATCCTAGCTACTACATAAGAAAGCAAGAACATGATGACAGATGACATGACCTTTTCTGAACCGTAGCATATTttatgataagaaaaaaaaaggtgcaGTATATCATTTATATGAAGGATATCCAGTTATCCACTAACCTGGGTTTTGAGACCTCATTTAACCCCTCAATTAAAGAGATAGGTGATCTCTTTAAAGTATCAATGCCACCTTGGCGCTGGTTTCCTGTTTGTTTCAAAGGAAAATGGAGTAGAATTACAGGTCCTGATCCAGATGGCATGGAGTGAACCCTCCACATGAAGTTATAGTTGGCATCTGTAGTGTTGATAGAATCATTTATTCCTCCTGTTTCATTGAGAAATTCTAGACTTTCCCTCTCTATTACCTTTTCAATACCAAACCGTAAACTATTGTTACCACAGAGTAAGGCCACAGCATTCAGTGTCACAAAACTGATATTATTAATTTCAAATGCACCACAGCCAGAAGGATCCAATCCTGGTAATTTGCTAGAAATCCAGTTAACTTTGTTGAGATCAAGATCACTGCAGTCTCCAATATCCCTATCACCAAGAACAGCATGGAATGGAAGATCGACAAAGGGGCCCAAAATTTGGTAAAACTGCTGAAGCACTGACGTCCATTTGCTTCTTGTCAACTCAGAACCTTTTGCAGATACATCTCCCAAGACAAGAAGCAAATCAGGCTTCAAACTTTCAAAAGATTTCTGGCCAGATGttgcatttttaaattaaactggTTGGATAAATGAAACTAATACGTGGATGTCAATGTTCAAATTCAACAATGAGGTA encodes the following:
- the LOC107464751 gene encoding uncharacterized protein LOC107464751 isoform X1; translation: MHHSNPRMGVTVGLKVLSLVAIASLLVFEEWVSTPACNLVDPFEDPKFEDDPENLKVMLVADLLLLGSESGYLSVFFRDYYISKFFRKSFESLKPDLLLVLGDVSAKGSELTRSKWTSVLQQFYQILGPFVDLPFHAVLGDRDIGDCSDLDLNKVNWISSKLPGLDPSGCGAFEINNISFVTLNAVALLCGNNSLRFGIEKVIERESLEFLNETGGINDSINTTDANYNFMWRVHSMPSGSGPVILLHFPLKQTGNQRQGGIDTLKRSPISLIEGLNEVSKPREHIGAGLYRLRHTLPQNASEYILRALKPRIIFSAHSHSFSDHVHFDQTREITVPAMSWNARDDPGFVFATFQKTGRAISISYCSLARESHILLVYISIMVLFCFFCLKG
- the LOC107464751 gene encoding uncharacterized protein LOC107464751 isoform X2, whose protein sequence is MHHSNPRMGVTVGLKVLSLVAIASLLVFEEWVSTPACNLVDPFEDPKFEDDPENLKVMLVADLLLLGSESGYLSVFFRDYYISKFFRKSFESLKPDLLLVLGDVSAKGSELTRSKWTSVLQQFYQILGPFVDLPFHAVLGDRDIGDCSDLDLNKVNWISSKLPGLDPSGCGAFEINNISFVTLNAVALLCGNNSLRFGIEKVIERESLEFLNETGGINDSINTTDANYNFMWRVHSMPSGSGPVILLHFPLKQTGNQRQGGIDTLKRSPISLIEGLNEVSKPREHIGAGLYRLRHTLPQNASEYILRALKPRIIFSAHSHSFSDHVHFDQTREITVPAMSWNARDDPGFVFATFQKTG